TGACTCGGAGTCAAACATGAATACGTGGGCATTGGAAGCTGTGGAACTGGGTTCTGGACGCTCTTCCTCAGGTGCTGATGAATCCTGTTCAGCTTCTTCATGGTGTTTCTGGCTTTCTGGTTCAGCTTGGCTTTCTGGTTCCCTGGCAAATGTTGCAGGTGATGATGCTGAACTTTCATGTGTGTCTGAGGGCTCGACGGTCTGTGCTTCACATGGATCTTCGCCTTCTTCACTTTCATCCATCTGTGGAAATACATACTTCAAGTCATTGAAGTGCATCTTACAGATTTGTCCACTAAGGTTTACGAAGCTGAAATGCTGGAAAACTATccttttacaaatgtattttggACAAGTAAAGAACAAATGAGTCCATGACATTTGAGAGCATCCATAATAAACTCTAGTTTATTATCCATAATAAACTCTAATAAAAAATCTAGTTCAAAAAGTGTAAAGATCTAAGAAATTGTTCAAACCAATTCAGGTTAGTTTCATATGGTTTTTAAAACCTTTCATACTATTTTCAAGAAAAGATTCAGTATCATGACAAGTGCACCCATCAAGTTGAAAAGaataatattttctttcttaGACCTGAGTGTACAcatctttattattttcaaaagagttatataattttttactaaTAGCAggaattaattcataaatatcttGAGGGATAAATTACTTTTTGAGGGAGGTTGTAACGCGTGACATTTTATAGCTTGAGAATACTTTGCCTCATAAAAAGCTCAAATTCTCTAATACTTTCAGAAACTTATTGACAAATGATTATGCAGGGATCCTCTATATAACATACTTGCctcttttattattgttgttttggttgcaccacatgactgTCAGTTTGTTGGTCACGCTACATTActttggtggaaaaaaaaaatgttttcaaatatttctgataatattctaaaaaaaaaaaaacattcataatataatttttttttttttttttttttttttgaaaaaaattctctctctctctctgattgcTGGCCTaggaaatttcaacttttttaccCTTTGTTCCAATATTATTACAAGtgtgtaaaaatgttgtaaGCACATtgcatagttgtgcttggagtcaattgttttatttgtaatggAAATGTGTGGaaataatttttggccaggctgtcatacaacaAAATTATGTATGCAAAAACAAGAAAGAACCATTGTGTagtaaaacctgtagctgtagtttgcctttttgccaaataattttgtcagataaatacctgaaataagtttagtgttttgttcttccctcatatttaaaactcatatttaactgtattttcctcaTATGTTAGTGATTTAATCGAACATGTAGGGTGATTAAAGACAAATATCCcctccagacatcacttttggccactactgtatataagaaataatattaaaatccTATGTCAAACTacctgaattaaaataattccTAATAGGCGTATCCAATTTTAatctcatttttaaatgaacagatCCGCACAATGCATGAGCTTCATGTCACTTACGCAACAACTTTACAACGTTGATATTGTTCAATCTTACCACATCTGAGTCCTCAAATTCCCTTGCAGCTTTTGCAAGTATCCCAAGTTTCTTAGAATCAGCTGTGGAGGTTTTGCaggttgtttgttttgttttgctgagAGATGGATGTTCACTTGATCctaaagtaaaatgaaaaaggTTTTTGGAAAAAGCTCGAGGagcaatacagtaaataaaaccAAGTAATGAAATGAACAATGTTACCATCTGGAATGTCTCGCCCCTCACAATCTTCATCTAATCTAGGTCTTTTGGACATTTCAGGCCCTGGAGTTTCTTGTTCTTGGACCGGGACACAGGACTCGTCCTGACTGTCATGGCTTGAGGCTTGTGAAGGCTCACCTGCCGCCTCTGGCCCATCTGGAGGAGAACTGGCTCTCTCAGGAGAAGGTGGAGGGTTGGTCCTAACAGCCGGACACAAACTGCTTTCTGTGGCGATTTGTGTTTCAGATGAATCTGACACAACGATGGACTTGCGAGGTGACTTTCTTAAGGTATCAGTCTCAGGTTCTGAGGAGGTCTGAGTCACTTTCTTCTTAGATAAAGGGCTTTGAGTAAAGGAAAGAGCTTTTCTTCTAGAGGCTGTGGTGGGACTTTTTTTCGGGCTTTTCTCCGTGAGCTTATGCTGAAGGTGCTTTAGAAACCGATCCTTCATGGACTGCCAGCTATGGTCGGTCACACGCCGTTTCTCCATTTCTTTCCAAACCAGGTTGCCTTTGGCGTCATGTTGCCGCTTTTCCATGAACTTCAAAATAGCTGTGTCATCTTCAAGAGAGTAACCCAACCGCCCATTGCCCTGATGACGAGTAGCCATCCTCGTCTGGACAGACGGTCCGACGCTAATCACATAGTCATTCAGATTCAACTGTAGGTTCTGCTCTGCACAATCTCCAATGAATTTCGTAGAGATATACTTTTGTCCAGTGCTTGCCATGGCATTAGTCACGTCGCCCGGATCGACCAGCAAAATGGCACCAGGCTCTTGATTCCGACACACAATGCCTCCTCCGTTAGTTATCAGAGGGTAAAGTTGCATTTTAGTCGGACCAGGTCTCACGTAAAAGCGCATTGAATGTCCATTGGCATCCAGGAATAATACAGGAGATATTTCACAGACCTCCTCATCTCCTGGCTTTGACATTGTGAAGATAATCTGCGGGATAAATGTGAAAGTTAGCTGTTTTAATATTACCATGGTTTATGTTTAAAAGAAGTTATTTAGGTTTTAAgtaataaaacaatagatatattatttaaaatgatatattatttaaatatgatatAGACAGATATTGGTGGATCATGTAcatagttaatgtgatgaaaTGCAATCAGAAGTGTCAAATTAGTTTGACAAAAGATCtaacagcatttgtttgcaAATGTATATGTGAATGGGTATGAGTATGAGTAACagtttcttgatttacagcatCACGCTGTTTTAAAAGCGCACATATTTGGAATAAAGTATGTAATATCCATAACCATAACTTGGTGCAGTCATAGCTTAATTTACATTTGCAAATCACACAGACTTTTCCTGCTATTCTGCTTTGTAGCAATTCTTACAAAAGTCTAATATAAAGTCACTGCCTGTCGAGAAACCAAAATGTTGatgtgaaaaaatatataaagtaccTGCGTTTCGCAGTACTACAGGAGCGAGTCCAAAGAATCTCTGAGCTGTGagatatgtgaaaaaaaataatcaaaataagaGACACGGCTTTAGCGCCAGCGAGAAGAGACGCCTGCATACGCCTGCATGAGAGCGCGCGCTGTGactttaattttgaaaaaagacGGATAAGGAAATATTCTCAAGGAAAGGAAATGGGTCTCAACGCGGGAAAACAataaaagtgagagtaaaggtGCTAAAAGTAAAACGATTTTTATTAACCATTTTTAGTGATGGGGAAAACAAAGctttgaatcaattgaaccaattgcttcgcaaaatgattcactgtttcgaagcgTTCGAATGGTTTGCCGCTGGGGGGCGACCTCAGTGAATCCGCAagattcatgggttcacagagatcgCCCCC
The DNA window shown above is from Ctenopharyngodon idella isolate HZGC_01 chromosome 10, HZGC01, whole genome shotgun sequence and carries:
- the terf2ip gene encoding telomeric repeat-binding factor 2-interacting protein 1 isoform X1; its protein translation is MSFVTTQIIFTMSKPGDEEVCEISPVLFLDANGHSMRFYVRPGPTKMQLYPLITNGGGIVCRNQEPGAILLVDPGDVTNAMASTGQKYISTKFIGDCAEQNLQLNLNDYVISVGPSVQTRMATRHQGNGRLGYSLEDDTAILKFMEKRQHDAKGNLVWKEMEKRRVTDHSWQSMKDRFLKHLQHKLTEKSPKKSPTTASRRKALSFTQSPLSKKKVTQTSSEPETDTLRKSPRKSIVVSDSSETQIATESSLCPAVRTNPPPSPERASSPPDGPEAAGEPSQASSHDSQDESCVPVQEQETPGPEMSKRPRLDEDCEGRDIPDGSSEHPSLSKTKQTTCKTSTADSKKLGILAKAAREFEDSDVMDESEEGEDPCEAQTVEPSDTHESSASSPATFAREPESQAEPESQKHHEEAEQDSSAPEEERPEPSSTASNAHVFMFDSESREQNHSQTRGTPEETLSRVLVDVKEHVKTLMRETKKDLVEVTKALLKASGDLISARVYLLDGYEHEIHGPLWNHLDDEILLLADPYELEQLQSKFGEEEVTRRRAFLTAGKN
- the terf2ip gene encoding telomeric repeat-binding factor 2-interacting protein 1 isoform X2 — translated: MSKPGDEEVCEISPVLFLDANGHSMRFYVRPGPTKMQLYPLITNGGGIVCRNQEPGAILLVDPGDVTNAMASTGQKYISTKFIGDCAEQNLQLNLNDYVISVGPSVQTRMATRHQGNGRLGYSLEDDTAILKFMEKRQHDAKGNLVWKEMEKRRVTDHSWQSMKDRFLKHLQHKLTEKSPKKSPTTASRRKALSFTQSPLSKKKVTQTSSEPETDTLRKSPRKSIVVSDSSETQIATESSLCPAVRTNPPPSPERASSPPDGPEAAGEPSQASSHDSQDESCVPVQEQETPGPEMSKRPRLDEDCEGRDIPDGSSEHPSLSKTKQTTCKTSTADSKKLGILAKAAREFEDSDVMDESEEGEDPCEAQTVEPSDTHESSASSPATFAREPESQAEPESQKHHEEAEQDSSAPEEERPEPSSTASNAHVFMFDSESREQNHSQTRGTPEETLSRVLVDVKEHVKTLMRETKKDLVEVTKALLKASGDLISARVYLLDGYEHEIHGPLWNHLDDEILLLADPYELEQLQSKFGEEEVTRRRAFLTAGKN